The Acropora muricata isolate sample 2 chromosome 5, ASM3666990v1, whole genome shotgun sequence genome includes a window with the following:
- the LOC136918135 gene encoding mitochondrial ribonuclease P catalytic subunit-like, with amino-acid sequence MYNSIIASNSRIRVLRTCMLFNRFQSLDSRISAVKQDDQETFERKMNTHVEAGNISDALKLFEDGRTKLKISWTVELTSSLLHLFTSHGEHKAVDILYAEMKKNASYIGEGAKTTMIKSYCNRQQFEEAITILHSMTNEDMIHHTRHYDYVIKSLAQSGQIKRAFQIFDEKCKLQGQCYASRGNRSLTVDKKMIASLLNPNNITQHKRRGYEEMDHSTHMMMSKCNEGEDDERFKIHKLYVGISLKVFHYLQHSGVKLSNQLLQAVRNWFSHDPCYHWTWKTCKVSVIGMCYNCGNQLTCGISPSDISHLESEIIKLSCHVEEDVPLFQGKKLDKRACQELEDFKNFVKRKGPFDIIIDGLNVGLHGSMANRHNMVFSMDRIEETIKHFASRKNKVLLIIRHKALVRNNAEGLITNLDKVCSIYANMFSNDDLYLLYAAAFSGMQHVQIVTNDRLRDHRLLLPIALWWIFLRWTRLNCVSFTSKGNGKLSFVTQKFDPVVQRAGKSWHFPSEDGTWRCATRTARSFKDV; translated from the coding sequence ATGTACAATAGTATCATTGCATCGAATTCAAGAATTCGTGTGTTGCGCACGTGCATGCTGTTCAATAGATTTCAGTCACTTGATAGCAGAATTTCAGCTGTTAAACAGGATGACCAAGAGacgtttgaaagaaaaatgaacacCCACGTAGAAGCAGGAAACATCTCGGATGCTTTGAAGTTGTTTGAAGACGGtaggacaaaattgaaaatttcctGGACAGTTGAGTTAACATCCTCACTTTTGCATTTGTTTACGTCACATGGTGAGCACAAAGCAGTCGACATATTGTATGCAGAAATGAAGAAGAATGCCTCTTACATCGGAGAGGGAGCTAAGACAACCATGATCAAGTCCTACTGCAATCGGCAACAATTTGAGGAAGCCATTACAATATTGCATAGTATGACAAATGAGGACATGATCCATCACACCCGCCATTATGACTATGTCATCAAAAGTCTAGCTCAAAGTGGTCAAATTAAAAGAGCCTTTCAAATTTTTGATGAGAAATGCAAACTTCAAGGCCAGTGTTATGCAAGCAGAGGCAACAGATCTCTGACTGTTGATAAGAAAATGATTGCATCACTGCTTAATCCCAACAATATAACACAGCACAAGCGTAGAGGGTATGAAGAAATGGACCATTCGACTCACATGATGATGAGTAAGTGCAATGAAGGTGAGGACGATGAAAGATTTAAAATCCACAAGTTGTATGTTGGAATATCACTCAAAGTATTTCACTACTTGCAACACTCAGGTGTAAAACTTTCAAACCAGTTACTTCAGGCAGTACGCAATTGGTTCAGTCATGATCCATGTTACCACTGGACATGGAAAACTTGCAAGGTCTCTGTGATAGGAATGTGCTATAACTGTGGCAATCAACTCACTTGTGGTATTTCACCCAGTGATATATCTCATCTAGAGAGCGAGATAATTAAATTATCCTGCCATGTTGAGGAAGATGTTCCtctatttcaaggtaaaaagcTGGATAAGAGAGCCTGTCAGGAGCTTGAGGACTTCAAGAACTTTGTTAAAAGGAAGGGCCCATTTGACATTATCATTGATGGCTTAAATGTTGGTCTCCATGGTTCCATGGCTAATAGGCACAACATGGTGTTCTCCATGGATAGAATTGAAGAGACCATCAAGCATTTTGCTTCCCGAAAGAACAAAGTTTTGCTTATAATTCGTCATAAAGCTCTTGTCAGGAATAATGCAGAGGGCCTTATCACAAACCTGGACAAAGTTTGCTCAATTTATGCAAACATGTTTAGCAATGATGATCTGTACCTTCTGTATGCAGCAGCCTTCAGTGGAATGCAACATGTTCAAATTGTAACTAATGACAGGCTTAGAGATCATCGGCTGTTATTACCCATTGCTTTATGGTGGATATTTTTGAGATGGACAAGGCTGAATTGTGTATCGTTCACATCAAAAGGCAATGGAAAACTGAGCTTCGTAACTCAAAAATTTGATCCAGTCGTACAGCGTGCAGGAAAGTCATGGCACTTTCCCTCTGAAGATGGTACTTGGAGGTGTGCAACAAGAACAGCTAGGTCATTTAAGGATGTTTAA
- the LOC136918137 gene encoding peptidyl-prolyl cis-trans isomerase D-like has translation MSANSNSRCFFDISIGEEKVGRILFELFFDKCPKTAENFRSLCVGDKGNGPVTGKPLHFKGSTFHRIIKDFMIQGGDFGNHDGTGGESIYGEKFEDENFELKHDEPGLLSMANSGPNTNGSQFFITCVPTPHLDGKHVVFGKVLKGMSVVRELEKTPVYADDSKPVKPCVIYECGELQPGEDDGFSGIDDGTGDKLPEWPSDSELDFNNVEKVLMEVELLKSIGNEQFKAQNYEEAEKKYAKTLRYLKRIDSDDETDSSEGENDAPKDEKASGSEEKIKTLSISCYLNRAACKGKLGDHSGAVEDCNEVLNMDTSNVKALYRRGQANTNMKDFEQALTDLQAAAKLAPSDKSIRSEIARLKKLMEEKRNKDRQIYSKLFS, from the exons ATGAGTGCAAATAGCAATTCACGATGCTTTTTCGATATTTCAATCGGAGAAGAAAAAG TAGGCAGAATTTTGTTTGAGTTATTTTTTGACAAGTGTCCCAAGACTGCAGAGAATTTCAGGTCACTGTGTGTGGGAGATAAAGGAAATGGTCCAGTGACTGGGAAACCACTTCACTTTAAAGGCTCAACATTTCACAGAA TAATCAAAGATTTCATGATTCAGGGTGGTGACTTTGGGAATCACGATGGAACAGGAGGAGAGTCAATTTATGGGGAAAAATTTGAAGATGAAAACTTTGAACTTAAG CATGACGAACCAGGATTACTGTCCATGGCAAACTCAGGTCCAAACACAAATGGATCTCAGTTCTTCATTACTTGTGTTCCAACTCCTCATTTGGATGGAAAGCATGTGGTCTTTGGCAAAGTACTCAAGGGAATGAGTGTTGTAAGAGAGCTCGAAAAGACACCTGTATACGCAGACGATTCAAAGCCAGTGAAG CCTTGTGTCATTTATGAGTGTGGGGAGTTACAACCAGGAGAGGATGATGGTTTCTCAGGGATTGATGACGGAACAGGAGACAAGCTTCCTGAATGGCCTAGTGATTCGGAGCTTGATTTTAACAAC GTTGAAAAAGTACTGATGGAGGTAGAGTTGCTGAAGAGTATTGGAAATGAACAGTTCAAGGCACAAAATTATGAAGAAGCTGAGAAGAAATATGCCAAAACTTTGCG ataCCTTAAACGCATTGATTCAGATGACGAAACTGACTCCAGTGAAGGTGAAAATGACGCACCAAAAGATGAGAAAGCTTCTGGGAgtgaagagaaaataaagacattGTCAATCAGTTGTTACTTAAACCG TGCTGCTTGTAAGGGAAAATTAGGAGACCATTCAGGAGCAGTAGAAGATTGCAATGAG GTTCTGAACATGGATACAAGCAATGTGAAAGCTCTTTACAGAAGAGGGCAGGCTAATACCAACATGAAGGACTTTGAACAGGCATTG ACTGATCTCCAAGCAGCTGCTAAGCTGGCACCAAGTGACAAAA GTATAAGAAGTGAAATTGCAAGACTAAAGAAGCTAATGGAAGAGAAACGCAACAAGGACAGACAGATCTACTCAAAGCTGTTCTCATGA
- the LOC136918138 gene encoding AN1-type zinc finger protein 2A-like, which produces MEFPRLGANCALTICKRLDFLPLKCDACSKLFCKDHIKYTDHSCENSYKKDFQVPVCPLCNKPVPVPRGEQPDIKVGEHIDRDCQSDPAIAKRKAYLNRCSLKGCKQKELVPVRCDSCRQNFCLRHRHEQDHNCSAVVRGSGAGSKTSASIKAGAAATARAVKGSPSKGQNKPQQTALSSIGRDLDRSRRERQQRQEPHALQPIPQPAMSEDQALALAIKASLQEQTRGKPSSPPQTSQEEEDQALARALAESEQMEQERRLKQEKQEKKSDCRVT; this is translated from the exons ATGGAATTTCCCCGGCTGGGAGCGAATTGTGCTTTGACAATTTGTAAGCGGTTAG ACTTCCTACCATTGAAATGTGACGCTTGCTCTAAGTTATTTTG TAAGGATCACATCAAATATACAGACCACAGCTGTGAAAATTCCTACAAGAAG GACTTTCAAGTGCCTGTCTGCCCACTCTGTAACAAACCAGTGCCAGTGCCTAGAGGAGAGCAACCAGATATAAAG GTTGGAGAACACATTGACAGAGATTGTCAGTCTGATCCTGCAATTGCAAAGAGAAAG GCATATCTGAATAGATGTTCTCTGAAAGGGTGCAAACAGAAAGAG CTTGTTCCTGTACGATGTGATTCTTGTCggcaaaatttttgtttaaggCATAGACATGAGCAGGATCACAACTGTTCTGCTGTTGTGCGAGGGTCAGGAGCAGGGAG CAAAACCAGTGCTTCTATAAAAGCTGg AGCAGCAGCTACTGCAAGAGCAGTAAAGGGTTCACCATCAAAAGGACAAAACAAGCCTCAGCAGACAGCTCTATCCTCTATAGGCAGAGATTTAGACAGGTCTAGACGAGAGAGACAACAACGACAGGAACCACATGCCCTTCAACCAATTCCCCAACCAGCAATG aGTGAAGATCAGGCCCTGGCACTAGCAATAAAAGCATCCCTTCAAGAACAGACAAGGGGCAAACCTTCTAGTCCTCCACAGACATCACAGGAAGAGGAGGACCAGGCTCTAGCAAGGGCCCTGGCAGAATCAGAACAAATGGAACAGGAAAGAAGGCTGAAACAG GAGAAGCAAGAAAAGAAATCTGACTGTCGTgtcacataa
- the LOC136918336 gene encoding uncharacterized protein, producing the protein MATIAARQVSSRFRILFCSARHFGKSSLLVNKPVAPCEGLRSAMVSHQIYSRRGSATMSGTEEEETVGSWLEKAKKRNWLWRWLNDINEIEAQMMSEEEYNERERMVEKLMDRYFDTPDAKFDHDIFEEIFDLLIKYKDREAVKMFWGLMQEMQVQPDPTLRKKVEEYLIKAREESWSWF; encoded by the exons ATGGCGACTATAGCTGCTCGCCAAGTATCAAGTCGTTTtagaattttattttgttctgcGCGGCATTTCGGGAAATCGTCTCTGCTTG TAAATAAGCCGGTTGCGCCATGTGAGGGGCTCAGGTCAGCCATGGTTTCACATCAGATATATTCTCGAAGAGGGAGCGCAACCATGTCCGGAACAGAGGAAGAAGAAACTGTTGGAAGCTGGCTTGAAAAGGCCAAGAAACGTAATTGGTTGTGGAGATGGCTGAATGACATTAATGAAATTGAAGCCCAA ATGATGTCTGAAGAAGAGTACAATGAGAGGGAGAGAATGGTGGAAAAG cttATGGATAGATATTTTGACACTCCAGATGCCAAGTTTGATCATGATATATTTGAAGAGATCTTTGATCTCCTCATCAAGTACAAAGATAGAGAAGCTGTCAAAATGTTTTGGGGTTTGATGCAAGAGATGCAAGTTCAACCTGATCCAACACTACGAAAAAAG GTTGAAGAGTACTTAATAAAAGCAAGAGAAGAATCATGGTCTTGGTTTTAG
- the LOC136918334 gene encoding N-acetylglucosamine-6-phosphate deacetylase-like: protein MRRRHDSQPKLYQFRKCRLLRDGKIIRDDLWIRDGKVIDPRKIFWEEQVKADVQIDCNNLIICPGFIDLQINGGFGVDFSSDIDSLEDGLLTVAKGLLQYGVTSFCPTIVTSSQESYNKILKKIKRTPGGLSGAEILGAHLEGPFINPNMKGAHKEHLIQEIRGKGIQEMEDFYGSLNNVSIITLAPELAGENMQAIQQLVDRNIVVSIGHSAANEEIAEKAAASGATFITHLFNAMLPFHHRDPGIVGLLTSYDIPKLMFYGLIADGIHTHPTATRIAHRSHPCGLVLVTDAMAALGLPPGLHKLGPMQVEIDHGKATLKGTNTLAGSVASMDVCIQRFKKMCGCTTVEALEGATLHPAQVLKIEQKKGTLNYESDADLVFLDDNLRVHATFIAGKPVWLKKDGLVTNIMNLKYHMNNKNTKKHC from the exons ATGAGAAGAAGACATGATTCTCAACCAAAGCTTTATCAGTTTAGGAAATGTCGTTTACTTCGAGATGGTAAAATAATAAGAGATGACTTATGGATTAGGGATGGAAAAGTTATTGATCCTCGAAAGATCTTTTGGGAAGAGCAGGTCAAAGCTGACGTGCAGATTGATTGCAATAACTTGATTATTTGTCCAGGATTTATTGATTTACAAATAAATG GTGGATTTGGTGTGGATTTTTCATCTGACATTGACTCTTTAGAAGACGGTTTGTTGACAGTTGCCAAAGGATTGTTACAGTATGGTGTGACCTCATTTTGCCCAACTATTGTCACATCATCTCAGGAAAGTTACAACAAG ATAttaaaaaagattaaaagaactCCTGGAGGGCTCAGTGGTGCAGAAATTTTAG GTGCACATTTGGAAGGTCCTTTTATCAATCCTAATATGAAAGGAGCTCACAAAGAGCATCTTATACAAGAGATCAGAGGCAAAGGAATTCAAGAAATGGAAGACTTTTATGGCTCATTAAATAATGTCAGTATTATAACACTTGCTCCAGAACTGGCAGGAGAAAATATGCAAGCAATCCAACAGTTAGTGGATAGAAACATTGTGGTATCAATTG GTCACTCAGCTGCAAATGAGGAGATTGCAGAGAAGGCTGCAGCAAGTGGAGCCACATTCATTACACATTTGTTCAATGCCATGTTACCT tttCATCACAGAGATCCTGGCATTGTTGGTCTCCTTACAAGTTATGACATTCCTAAACTCATGTTCTATGGTTTGATTGCTGACGGCATTCACACGCATCCAACTGCAACTAGAATAGCACACAGGTCTCATCCTTGTG GCCTTGTTTTGGTAACAGATGCAATGGCTGCCCTTGGCCTACCCCCAGGGTTACATAAGCTTGGTCCAATGCAAGTTGAGATTGATCATGGAAAAGCGACACTCAAAGGAACCAATACTCTGGCTGGAAG TGTTGCTTCAATGGATGTCTGCATTCAAAGATTCAAGAAAATGTGTG GATGTACAACAGTAGAGGCACTTGAAGGAGCCACTTTGCACCCTGCACAGGTGTTAAAAATTGAACAGAAGAAGGGCACATTAAACTATGAGTCAGATGCTGATTTGGTGTTTTTAGATGACAACCTCAGGGTTCATGCTACATTTATAGCAGGCAAACCAGTGTGGCTCAAGAAAGATGGACTGGTCACAAATATTATGAATCTAAAATACCACATGAACAACAAAAATACAAAGAAGCATTGTTAA